One part of the Nitrosophilus kaiyonis genome encodes these proteins:
- the dnaG gene encoding DNA primase: MIDKTSIEQLKNRIDIVDVIGNYIELKKSGANFKALCPFHDEDTPSFVVSPSKQIFHCFGCGAGGDAIKFVMEYEKLSYPEAIEKLASLYNIHLNYTDEKNGSKDLYKVLKEINRFYKKMLDSNKEAQKYLKERGVYESSIEKFEIGYAPDSQKTINYLKSRHIPLQEAIDSGILALQDNRVYARFIERITFPIYTPNGQIVGFGGRTISNHPAKYINSPQTKLFNKSKLLYGYTKAKEKIFKTKKMIITEGYLDVVMLHQAGFTNAVATLGTALTKDHLPLLRRGEPKIVLAYDGDSAGIAAAIKAAKLLSSSDIEGGVVLFENGMDPADMVKENKIDELEKIFRNPKPFIEFVIEKTISLYDIKNPIEKEKALNEAINYLKSLSPIIQEEYKSYVAALLNIPSTFIKLSRNSFQQQKITQNKDTKEITIIKTILENPKLIDTVLDFISPKHFKYHQEEFKLAIEKKSDHPQLMNILLDEDIKTYNEEELKSELLIFLIKFYEQKLKNLIKEKNISFSQKSFWIRKYKEIINRLKKGELVIEED, from the coding sequence ATGATAGATAAGACTTCAATTGAACAATTAAAAAATCGTATAGATATTGTAGATGTTATTGGAAACTATATTGAGCTGAAAAAGAGTGGAGCAAATTTTAAAGCACTTTGCCCTTTCCATGATGAAGATACTCCAAGTTTTGTAGTAAGTCCATCAAAACAGATTTTTCACTGTTTTGGATGTGGTGCTGGAGGAGACGCTATAAAATTTGTAATGGAATATGAAAAACTCTCCTACCCTGAAGCGATAGAAAAACTTGCATCTTTATATAATATTCATTTAAATTATACAGATGAAAAAAATGGCTCTAAGGATTTATATAAAGTATTAAAAGAGATAAACAGATTTTATAAAAAAATGCTTGATAGCAATAAAGAGGCTCAAAAATATCTAAAAGAAAGAGGAGTATATGAATCAAGCATAGAAAAATTTGAAATAGGTTATGCACCAGATTCACAAAAAACAATAAACTATTTAAAAAGCCGTCATATTCCTTTGCAAGAAGCGATAGATAGCGGAATATTAGCACTTCAAGACAATAGAGTATATGCAAGATTTATAGAAAGAATCACATTTCCTATATACACTCCAAATGGACAAATTGTTGGATTCGGAGGAAGAACTATATCAAATCATCCTGCAAAATATATCAACTCGCCGCAAACCAAACTTTTTAACAAATCCAAGCTTTTATATGGCTACACAAAAGCTAAAGAGAAAATTTTCAAAACAAAAAAAATGATAATCACAGAAGGATATTTAGATGTTGTAATGCTCCATCAAGCAGGTTTTACAAATGCAGTTGCCACTCTTGGAACAGCTTTAACAAAAGATCATCTACCTCTTTTAAGAAGAGGTGAGCCAAAAATAGTACTAGCATATGATGGAGATTCAGCTGGAATTGCAGCTGCAATTAAAGCAGCAAAACTGCTCTCTTCATCTGATATAGAAGGAGGAGTTGTTCTTTTTGAAAATGGAATGGATCCAGCTGATATGGTAAAAGAGAATAAAATAGATGAACTTGAAAAAATTTTTAGAAATCCTAAACCTTTTATAGAGTTTGTTATAGAAAAAACTATATCTTTATATGATATAAAAAATCCTATCGAAAAAGAGAAAGCATTAAATGAAGCTATAAACTATTTAAAATCTTTATCACCTATTATTCAAGAAGAGTATAAAAGCTATGTTGCAGCACTATTAAATATCCCTTCAACATTCATAAAGCTCAGCAGAAACTCTTTTCAACAACAAAAAATAACACAAAACAAAGATACAAAAGAGATAACTATAATAAAAACAATTCTGGAAAATCCAAAACTTATTGATACCGTGCTTGATTTTATAAGTCCAAAACATTTTAAATATCATCAAGAAGAGTTTAAATTGGCAATAGAAAAAAAGAGCGATCATCCCCAATTAATGAATATTCTTCTTGATGAAGATATAAAAACATATAATGAAGAGGAGTTAAAAAGCGAGTTATTAATTTTTTTGATAAAATTCTATGAGCAAAAATTAAAAAATCTTATCAAAGAAAAAAATATATCATTTTCTCAAAAAAGCTTTTGGATAAGAAAATATAAAGAGATAATAAATAGACTTAAAAAAGGAGAATTGGTAATTGAAGAAGATTAG